The Maridesulfovibrio hydrothermalis AM13 = DSM 14728 DNA window CTCGAAAATCCGGGAAAAATTCCTTTAGAATTAATTGAAATCCAAACAGGACCGTATTTAGGAGAAGATGATATTGTCAGATTTGAGGATTTGTATGGACGTTTTGAAAAGTAAAAAGACTTCAGGGAAACACGGACATAATCTTATCAACCCGACATCTTTTAACTTTGGGCATTTATACAAATAGCCTGTAACATCTATTGTAATTAGGTTCATTGCAAAGTTGGGACTTCTGCTCCAAACTATGATCAATTGAATTCAAAGTGATTTTTTCAGAATGTCTAGCTGCTATTGTATTTGAAGTGAAGTTAGCCATGAAAGCCTTCTGCTGGTTTTGCATTTATTGGTCCATTTCAGATAAAACAGGAGAGTGCTGATATGGCCTTTTTATTAAACTCATGATCATGGGCATTCATGAAACGAAGTATGTTTTAGCCGGATGCAACATCTAAAAGGCGTGAAGCATCCATTCTCGAAACATGGGGTCTACGATGCCCCACTGGCCGTTTTCAGCCTTCTCGATGAGGTCTTGTTCGCTCAAAAATTTACGGGCTGACTGAACTCCGCCAAGAGTGAGGTTGTAGGTTTGAAGAAAGGCACTTGAGGTTACTGATGCTTTCTCTTCTTCGGCAATTCCTCGGAGTAGTTTGAGCTGTCCGGTACTGATGCCCTGAATAATTGCTTGGTATCCGTAACGCTCATTGGCTATGAGAGATTCAAATGCTTTCGAAACGTCTCCCGTAGAGCATTTTTTTTCGCAAAATTCGAATGCACGGTAAGCCAGAGCCTGAAGGTAGTATGGATATCGTTCAACCCTCTGGACGATTTCAAGGGCAACCTCTTCCGGACATTGTTTACCGGCCTGCGCGAACTGGCTCGTAATAAAATCAACACATTCCTCTTCCGGAAGTGCATCAAGCTCCATCATTGTTGCACTCTGGTAAAAAGGCCTGCCTCTGTTGTTGAAAATATCCAGCAGGACACGGCGGCGACTCCCCAGAAAGAAGTATGAGGCTCTGTGCCGCTGAATATGCTCACGAAGCAGGGATTCTGTCCGTGCGTCCTTGATATCCACAATATCCTGAAATTCATCCAGAGCGATACAAACCTGAAACTCTTCTTTCTCAAGAAATTTTCCGATCTCTTCCAGTATGCCCTCAAGGGCTACTATCGGGTCTACTTGACGTTTGGCCATCTGGACTCCAACCGAGGGAAGTCCGGTCACAGGGTCTATGGTAAAGCTGGTTTGGATTGATGGGAAATGTCCAAGCCACCTCTTTCCTTTTTCTAATAGGGATTCATGCTCATGAAGCCCGCTGATGATGCCTTTAGCCAGCCTGTGAACCAAGTCATCCACAGATACGAGACGCATGAACTGGGCATAGATAATACAAATTCCTTCGCCGCGAAGCTGGTGTTGCACGCGCCTGACAAGTGAGGTCTTACCGTAACGTCTGGGTGCAAAAATTACCACGTTCATGCCGTTTCTGGCATGATTGGCCAATTCTCCCAATTCCGCCACGCGATTGCAGAAAGGCTGGTCTGGCTCCAGTGTGTCTGTATGGAAAGGATTTTTCATAACTATTGTTTTTAAATTATTGCAAAAGAATAATCAAGAGTATTGTAAAGAAATTATTGTAAGCCAATAGTCGCGCCTTGTCCAGAAGCCGCTTGTCTGCCGTTGGACTTTCAATTGTGTTTGCCTACCACCTACCTCATTTATTCAATTCTAACGAATATCAGAGGTCATATTTATGTATTTGAAAAACTTCCTTTCATAGGTTCTGCACGCACTCTTGAAGTGCTGCTTTCGTGGAAAAACTTGACGGTGGTTGGTTCACCATAGCAAAGGGAAAAATGCATTGTAAGGCGCAGGTGGTTACCTTCTTTCAAGGTTTATTTATGACTGAACAGAAAATTAATTTTTTTCTTGAAAGCAAATAGCACTTACCGTATTGACTGTTGTGTTTAGGTATAACTGCTTTGGTGTGATGTTATAAATATCACCGTATTTAAAGGAGAAATAGAGTGATGAGGGGCTTTGCAGCTACGTGTATGTTTGTTTGGTTAACTGTTTTGCTTTTGGGCTGCGGGGATGCACAGGCAGCGAAGTCTGATGTTTTTTATTCAGGGTTTGTCTTTCTTGGCGAGCATGCCGATAGAAAGACCCAGTACAAATATAGTGATCAAATTTATGGGATTAAGGACTCTGAAGGGCTTTTGCTGGTGGAGAAGGAGCTTAATAAAAGGATTGCTAATATTGAAAGCAAAAATCTGAAGCTAATCTCCGGACGTCTGGGGCAGCTTGACAGTGGTGAAGGGCTGGCCATGGCTATTGCTCTGGACTGGGAAGATGTGACAGTCGAAAAGCTTGAAGATGAATTGGTCAAATCTGTTTATAATCTGCATGGGCAGGTCTTTATTTTTGATTTTGTCAAGATGGAGGTGGTGGCCTGTTATCCTTTCGGGGTGAGAGTTACTGACTGCACCAATGATATCCCCACCGAGGAACGAAAACTTGGTATTTTTAGAAAATTGTACCTATCAGATATTCAGGGAGTCAGCTTTCTTGGGGCACTGTGTGAGCTGCTAGAAGATATGGAAGTTAAATCGAATGCTTCCAGTTTGGCTTTTAAGGTTGAGGATGTCGTTATCGAACCTAAGGCCAAAGAATTTTTGGACCGCCACTTTGCCGATGAACGTGTTCAGGCCTTTAAAATTTTCATAGCCCAGCAGTTCAGTTCCTTTTTCGCAAAGAATTTAAAGACAAGTATCCTGCCATACACAAAGGGCAGTGCTATTGGAAACAAGATGGCTGGACGTTTTGCCAACGGCGATGTTTTTGAACTTAAGATTCCCGATGGAGATTATCCGGTGACCATCACCATCAGGGGATTTAAAAAAGTCAAACTGGATGAAAATGCAACAGGTCAGTCTTGGGCTTACGGGAGTTATGTGAGGCTTGTAGTCGAGTCGGCTCTTGGAGAGGTTGTGAACAGTAAAATAAAAAACGGGGCAGTAAAAGTTGTTCCGCAGGGTCAGGTTAATGTGGCGGATAGTTCAGCCTTTGTGGAAAGCCTGTTAAGTCTTTTTGACAAGACTACCAAGCAGATAGAGTTATGTGATTCTGCATGGTTGAACAAATGTGCGGAGGGTTCTTCTACTAAGAGCCAGTTTCACGCTCTCAAACAAAAAATCAACAAATACTGATTGTCGGAGATCATATGAAGAAATTTTATTCATCAGCAGTATTGTGCTGTTTGGTTTTAACTTTATGCTCAACAGCTTTTGCCGGAACGTCGGTGGTCGGTATTGCTTCGCTCAATTACGAGGGGGGAGTTTTTTCATCCGATGTTGATAAGGAAGTTAAAGACAAAGCTGTGCAGAGTGCTCTGCTCAGTGCATGGAAAAAATATACCACCTCGTTCAATGCAGCTAAATACAAAACGTATATGACAATGGAGCAGGATTTTACCGGACATCTTGATCAGTATGTCGCCAGTTATAATGTCATTGATGAGAAGAACGATTCTGATGAAAAAAAATATACTGTAGCTGTAAAGGCTTTGATTAATGTTGTTGCAGTAGACAGCAAATTGAGTCTCGCTTCTGCCGCAGGGAGTACCGCTTCCGGAGAAGGCAGTATGTTTTCCTTCATTTTTGTCGCTCGTGATATGGCTGAGGTAAAATCTTACGATAATAAAGTTACCAAGATCAGCAAAGCTGAAAGTATGTCCTTAGCTAAGGAAACAGGGACCATGGGGGGGGCGAAAATGGTCTCCGGGCAGTCCCGTAAAAGTCTGTCCAAGACAACTACAGGAGGAAGCTCCGTAAAAAAAGCCGACAAGATCCGGTATGTAGTTTCCAGTGCTGCTGATGTGGATGCTGCTATGAACGAAATACTCTCACCTGCTGGTTTCGAAGTGGTTGAGTATGCAGATATAGTCAGCGAATGCGGAGGAGTAGAGCCTGAAGTTATTAAGAAAGAGTTTTCCTCAAAGGCTGAACTCTCCCGGAAAGTGCGTAAGGCTGCCATCGCTGGAGCAAGAGAGTGTGAAGTCCCCATTTTTGCTATCGGAACTCTTGATGCCGGGATTGTTGATACTGATCCGACCAGCGGTCTTAAACGGGTTTATGTCTCTGTAAATGCTAAAGTTTATAATATAAAAAAACGCCTGCCCAAAAAGGTGGCCTCTGTTGGTCCGGTGCAGTTTGCCGGACTTGGGCCTTCAGCTATTGTTGCTAAACGAAATGCTCTTTCCAAAGCTGCAAAAGCGGCCGCCCGTTCTATTGTAGATCAGCTGAATGCCAAAGGGGTTAAATAAAACCATAACCCCGGGTTATCCTGGTTTTTTTTGTAATGAGTCGTACTGCATCTGGAAAAAGTTTTCAGGACTTTTTGTCGGGAGAAGTATGCTTTACGAATTGTTATTAACCATTAAAGCAGAATTTCGTTCTGCTATTTTATCGGAGTTTAATTATGAAAAGATTTAGTATTCTTTTGTGTACAGCTCTTCTTGTCCTTTCGCTTGCCGGTATGGCCAGTGCTTTCGGTCTCAGCAGTGTGGCTTCTGGGGTATCTGGAGGTGATGACTCACCTAAAGCAGATATTAAAGGGCTTAATTCAGAACAGGCCAAACTTAAATCCAGATTGGTCAGTGCGCTGGTTCACATGCTTGATGCACAGGGCAAGGTGCTTGATGCAACCGGAGATAAAGACGCGGCCGGTAAAGTTGCCAATCAGGTGGAATCTCTTAAGAAAGGAAATGTTCAGGATGAAGAGATTGATAAGTCTGTTGCCCTGACTGAAGAAAATAACAAGGCTATTTCAGAGAAAGAATCATCTATGAGTGATCTGGATAAGTCTTCAAAGCAAAAACTTGCTAAAGCACTGCCTCCTTACGCTATGGGTGTGGTTGATATGACCAAGCTTAGCAAGGATTTTACCAACTGGCTGGACCGTGCGCAGTCAGCTGTCTCCTCAGCTTCTCCGGCCAGCCTTCTCTCCGTGAAGGACAACCTTGCCTTCGGTCTGGATATGGCTCCTAAAATCCCTGCGATTTGTTCCCAGACTCTTTCTACAACTCAGAAGCTGATTGCCTTTTGCAAGCAGAACAAGCTTGAAACATCAGGAGCAGAAGAAGCCCTGGGTGACCTGTAGGCTTACTGAAACTCTCGGCCCGGACTTTATGTGTTCGGGTCGAGTAATTTGAATAAAAAATTGATCTGTTTTCGGGAGAGGCTTCAAGTGAGAAAATATTTAAAATTTGCGATTTTACCCTTTCTGATCCTGTGTCTGTGTTCAAGCATGGCCTATGCCAAAATAAAATATGTAACCGTTGAAAAAAACGGAACGGGTGAAACGGCTAAAGCAGCAATTCATGATGCTTTGGGACAGGCTTTAGGGCAGGTTAACGGCATGAAAATGTCCACTAAAGAAAGAGCTGCTTTGTCCTCTGTACGTGTCGAAACGGATGTTTTGGGTGAGAAGGGCGTGGAGGAGATTAACAGCGAGGAATTTCAGCAGGAAGTAAAGACTGCAACAAAGGGTGTTATCAAGAATTATGAAGTTCTGTCCCTTGGAAAAGATCCTTATGATGAGGGCATGATCAATGTTGTTTTGAGGGCGACTATAGCTAAATTTCAAGTCTCTAAACAAGTCAAGCGCAATCGCATTGCTGTATTGCCTTTTCGTGTTGAAAAAAACGGAGGCAGTGTTCAGGCTGTTTTTTCTAAAAATCTAAATCAGGGGTTGGTCAGCTACCTGACTCAGACTAGAAAATTTGCAGTTCTTGACCGGGATTTTGAGAAGGAAAGCAACGGGGAGCAGGATTTTCTTAAGGGCGATAATGTTCCTGTGGAAGAGATGGCCAGATTGGGCAATCGGCTGGGCACTGACTTTATTGTTGTAGGGCAGATTAATAAAGTTGTGGCTAAGAAATGGTATAAGGAGATGAAATCCACAGGAAAAAAATTCCCTATGTCTCGCTATGGCGGGGCTTTTACTTACCGCGTCATTGATGTGGCGACCGGGCAGATCATGTTTTCTCAGCTTTATGACGGGATCAGAACTTCTGAGGGCGGTCTGCCTGATATGAGAAGGGTTGCCAAGAAAGATGCCGAAATGGTGGGCAGAAAGATAGTGCAGGGCATTTTCCCGCTGGTAGTGGTCTCTGTCTCTGGTAAATCCGTTTATTTAGGTCAGGGCGGAGAGACTGTAAAGAAAGGGCAGAAATATAATCTCATTCAGTACGGTAAGAGGATGTTTGATCCATATACCAAGGAGTCTTTAGGACGCGAGGAGATAAAAGTTGGTGTTGTACAGGTTGCAGATGTGCAGGATAAGACCTCGCGGGCCAAAATTCTTAAGTGCAGCCTTGATCTTAATAAGGTCTTTACTCCCAATACTTTTATTGTACGCCCTATCAAGGGAAGCAGCGGTAAAGTCCGGGCTGTTCAGAAGGTTAAAAAGGTTGAAAAGGCTGTCGAGCAATCATTGGATAAACTGGAAAAGGAAAGTGAAGATGACTGGTAGTCATTATTTCCGGTTTTCTTTTTTGTTTTTGCTACTTTTTCTGGCAACTGGTCCCGTGAAAGCGGCCGCGCAAAATTCGCTGCAATCATTTGATCTGGCCGGAATGTATCAGGCTTCACTAAAGGAGAAAGTTACTGGTTGGTATCCTCTTGCAGATTATGTGGTTTTCATTGCTGATCTTAAGCGGGAAGACCGCAGCATATCTGTTCGTGACATGCGCGCAAAGGCGATGCTCAAGGTCGGCGAACTTATGCGTTCGTGGTCTGTATCGGAGTGCGGCCGTGTTGAGTGCGACCTCGGGCGCTGGCCTGAGCGTAGCAGAAAAATAATGCAGAATTATCTTGAGAAGCAAATTCAAACTCCTTCATTCGGTCAGTTCAACGGTCATTTATTGGAAAACGCCCCACAAGGGCAACGGTTCAGGTATGCGTTTGCTGTTTCAAAAAAAGAGTTGGTCCGATTCTGCGAAGGGGTGAAACAGATAGTAACTGATCCGGCAGCTTTGTTTAGCAGTATTCTTGATGGAGCCTTGAAGGAAGAAAATTTTCAGTTAGTTTCAATTCTGCTTTGGGATGCAGGGCTGCCTCATCTCGCTTCAAGAGCTGTTCAGGAAAGTCTTAAAGATCAACTTTGTATGGTTAATTATGCTCTTCTTCCGAATCCTCTGGAGCAGAGAAACGCTTTGCAAATGTTGTTTGATGGTCGGCTTGAGAAGAGTTCCTCAAGTTTGAAAAAACTTCCCGGATCACCGGAAATTTTAGCATTGATGGCAGAAAAGCAGGATGAGAGTGAGCCTGAAAAAAGCTTTTCATTTTTGGCTTTGTCTCTTCCTGCAGCAGGGCAGAGGCGTACGGAAATATTGAAAAAGATGGAAGAATTATCCGGAACAAAAATAATTCTTCCTGCTGTTGATTCTGACAGTGGCATGGTGGACATGTCGGTGTCCACTTTTGGAAATATCCGGTTCGGTGACGCCGTTCCCGCTTATGATGATGCGTATCTGCGACAGGCCATAACCCTGTTCAATGAAAGGGGCGATAAGGGGCAGATCAGGCAGTTGCTGGAGCAGGCCGCTGATCGGGTTCCGGCTAATCCAAAGGTCTGGGACTATCTGGGGGCTATGCTCAAAGCTGATAAGATATGGGACGGCGGTGTTGCTGTTTATCTGCAATTGCTGCAACTGCGTCCCTTTGATTCCGAAGCTCTAGCTCATCTCGCCCAATGCTACAACAATATAGGAAATAAGAAAGGCGCAAGGACTATTGCTGATTTTATTTATTATGGCAGACGAATTGAAGATAACAAAACAGTTAACAGGATTATACAGGAGATAAGGAGGTAATGGGTATGAAAATATTTATATTTAAAGAGGTGGGGCGCATAGCTATATCATTGATGCTGCTCCTATCCATTAGTACGGCTTGTCTGGCTGTTGAGTATAATGAAAATGCTGCACAAGACGAACAGCAGGCTCCTCTTGATGCCTCACATGACACCAGTGTACAGGCTGCACAGGCTGCTGTGGCAATTCCCCAGCCTCCTTCTCAGCCCGCTATGGATATTGATAGTATGGTTGATCAATTTCTTGGCCGAGCTGGATATATGCAGGGGTGGAACGCTAAAAAGGATACATTTATTGCTGTCGGAACTTCTGTTCTGGATAGTGAAGATCCCTCATATGATGATTCTTTCATGATCAAAAGATCGCTTAAAAGTATGGAAGCTACTTTGGATGCTAAAGCTCAGATCATTGAATTTATACGTACTGATATGAGCGTCATGGATCAGGCAAGTACTCCCGGGACCGACCTTAATGCTAAGTTCAAAGAAAAAATCGATAAACTTGAGAGAAAAATTGATAACCAAAGGAAAAAACTTGTAGCCCTGCTCAGAGAGGTTGATGCAGCAGAAGCTGCGGTCCTCGAAGGGGCTACTTTTGGTGACAGGCTGAACAGGCTCATGGACGCCGCCATTAAAAAACTGGATACGACTTACTCAAGTGCCCAGATTGAGGAAAAGAAGAAAATTAAGTTTGAAAAAGCTAAAGCCCGTTATCAGAAAGCCCGCATGGAGTACTCCCAGACTGAAGCAAAGCTGAAAGCTCTGGTTGGTTCAAAAACAGAAACACTGAAATCAAGTGTCGAGACGATGTCTGCCATGCCTCTTATGGGTGGTACGGTTCTGGCTCAGTTTGAAGAGTGGAACTCTGAAGATGAGAAGTTCAGGACTGCCATTATTATGATGTGGAGCAAGAAGATGGAGACAATCGTCAGGAAATATATCTCCGGGGAAAAGATGACGGTTCCTCCTGGAAAAATGAGTATTGCTGAATACATAAATAATAACGATTGGTCTTCTTCAACCGGAGGACGAAGGTTTCGCGATAATGAAGGTAATGTTTATTTCATAGGAATTGGAGCTGCTGCTGTTGGTTCAAGTGCCAGCAGTGAAAAAAGAGCCAGAGGAATTGCTTCTGCCAATGCTAAAAAAGAAGTAGCAACAGCCATTTTTGCAGATGTTTCTTCCCACAAGAAAGCTGAGCAGATGATGGAAAGCTACAATGGTGGAACCGGAAAAGATACTTCCATTGCTGCTGAAAGCTTTGCAAGCGAACTATCTCAGTCCATGAAAAATAGAAATATTACCGGGATGCAACGCTTTTATTCTCGTAAAATAAAGCACCCTATTTCCGGACAAACTATTTACGTATCCATCTATGGCGTAAGCGGACAGTCAGCGCGACAGGCTTTGCTTATGGAAGAGTCCAACTATTTAACCAGAATTATGGACGTTAAATCACAACAGGTGCATCAAGGAACGAAGGATGGCTATGAAGCTGCTGTGCAAAAAACTTCGGCTGATAAAACTTCATATAATCAAGCCAAAGCCAGATCCGGCAGCGTATCAACTCCGGTGGCAAAGGCGCAGTCAGTACCTTTAGCTGATCCCTCTTCTTCTGGAGGAGCAGGTGGTTCATATGCGGGTGCTGGTCAGGATGACGCAAGCTGGTAACTAGTCTTGCCCGATACTCATTTTATGAGTATCGGGCTTTTTTAGCAGGCGGAGCACTAAAGTCAGTTTTGCTGTACCGAAGAATTAAAGTATACCAAAGCCTTTCCACAAAAACATTATCAAGCGTACGGCCACGACCTCCATGCTGATGGCAATCTTCTTCTCACAAAGCCTGCCTGTAAAATCATTACTGGTAAATTATGCTCCTTGGTCGGTGTTGAACACTTGAGGTGTTCCCGTTTTCAAGGCCTGATTCAGGGCAGACACACAAAACTCGCTTTCCATGGTATTGGATAGCTTCCATACAAGCACATACCTACTCCGCCAGTCTATGACCGCCGCCAGATACATAAATCCGCGTCTCATTGGAATATATGTAATATCGGAACTCCAAATCTGATTCACGGTTTTTATTTCCACGTTTCGAAGGAGATATGAATAAAGTTTGAAGCTTTACCTTTGCTTGAATTTTAAAAACTTAAAAGTCTAAAACTTAAGCAATATTACTCAAAATAACATTATACTGATATTGTGCAAGAATCTATTACAACTGTGGCCTGTTAATTTTTAACGGCCTTCAAAAATAGAGGTTATGCGGCAAAATCAAAGCAGCTAACCAAGTGCTAGATCTGTCTCCCGAGTGCTAAATTATTCGGTTAAAACAGTCTGTTAAATAATTATGAACAATAAAGGAACAATTGTGGAAAACTTGTGTTCTTTATGACTCATTCTTACTCTCCCAAGGGCTGACAATGATCTTTCTTGAAAAACTCTAGAAGGCCTTGACCTGATTTATATGTTTGGTAGACTGCTTTCAGTCGTCAGCACTTCAGGAGTCATTCTTTTTTTGACGGGAACCCGGTTAGATTCCGGGGCGGTTCTGCCACTGTGAGGCTCGCTTTTTAGCCAGCCGAGCCAGTGCCCCATCCTGAAGCATACCTGCTTATCTTGGCGGGTAAATTCAAATTGACCGGATGTTTGTGTTTCTGACACCTTTTCCGGTTCCAAAGTCCTGCGGGATGTGCTTTCCGGGCCGCCTGCACCTATCTTTACATCAGCTTTCCGGGCTTGTTTTAAGCCCTTTATATTTGCAACCGTAGAGTTGCGGTATCTTGCGTGTTTTGCGCGGGGATGTTGATGTTTGCGGACAACTTTTTAATAGGTAGTTTAATGGCTAAACAGATTTTAAAACGTGATGGATGCCTCGAATCCTGGTCTACTGCAAGAATTTCAGAAGCAATTTTCAAAGCTCTTAAAGCCAGTGGAATTAAAGATCCTCTGCTGAGCAAACGTCTTGGCAAAAAAGTTGAGCAGAAGCTGATTGATATTGATATCCCTGAACAGGAAATGGTTCAGGATATGGTTCAGCTCGTGCTCATGGAAAATCGTCTCTACTCGGTAGCTGAACGGTACATTATATATCGTGAAAAAAGACGTGAACTGCGCCGTCAGGATGAGACATACCTTGATATCGCCGGAACCATTGAGAGCTACCTTGACCGCACGGACTGGCGCGTTAATGAAAACTCAAATATGGGGCACTCTT harbors:
- a CDS encoding AAA family ATPase, with protein sequence MKNPFHTDTLEPDQPFCNRVAELGELANHARNGMNVVIFAPRRYGKTSLVRRVQHQLRGEGICIIYAQFMRLVSVDDLVHRLAKGIISGLHEHESLLEKGKRWLGHFPSIQTSFTIDPVTGLPSVGVQMAKRQVDPIVALEGILEEIGKFLEKEEFQVCIALDEFQDIVDIKDARTESLLREHIQRHRASYFFLGSRRRVLLDIFNNRGRPFYQSATMMELDALPEEECVDFITSQFAQAGKQCPEEVALEIVQRVERYPYYLQALAYRAFEFCEKKCSTGDVSKAFESLIANERYGYQAIIQGISTGQLKLLRGIAEEEKASVTSSAFLQTYNLTLGGVQSARKFLSEQDLIEKAENGQWGIVDPMFREWMLHAF